One part of the Aerosakkonema funiforme FACHB-1375 genome encodes these proteins:
- a CDS encoding DUF4327 family protein: MSVNVVSAISVQYSLDVIKEEARRLVYKGVVSRQQPIYTLCQYIPAREWAWVECELEKSNYLLRDRIADLMGREEWQND, translated from the coding sequence ATGAGCGTAAACGTGGTGTCCGCGATATCGGTTCAATACTCTCTGGATGTAATCAAAGAAGAAGCGCGTCGTCTCGTGTATAAAGGAGTTGTTAGCCGTCAGCAACCCATCTACACCCTCTGCCAATATATTCCTGCCCGTGAATGGGCTTGGGTAGAGTGCGAGTTGGAGAAGAGTAACTACTTACTTAGGGATCGGATTGCCGATTTAATGGGTCGCGAAGAATGGCAGAACGATTGA